Proteins encoded within one genomic window of Argiope bruennichi chromosome 7, qqArgBrue1.1, whole genome shotgun sequence:
- the LOC129976121 gene encoding ornithine decarboxylase-like, which yields MDTVIKLGVSPDRILYANTCKGISHIRHASHLDIRLMTFDSEEELIKIKQFFPTAKLLIRLRIKVSNPQILMNDATGCEEREVPLLLESALIHNLTVVGISFHIGSVIQDPNDFKAAIEMCRRVIEIADSKGIIMDKLDIGGGFPGSKSSQDLFTNTAAAINQAIDLYFPPDEQFQIIGEPGRYIVTTAFTLCANIIGKKERFVENNVEIMYIINEGVYGLFVHSNLHGDEKRPVPKPLSTGFDIKPSSVWGQSFEPVDLIVERCMIPELKVGDWLLMEEMGAYTTSCATTFSGFAKTEVKYLISEETISYLEKFPVGCELSRILKLEVKLMESSKTNCEECPVKLD from the exons ATGGATACAGTTATCAAACTCGGTGTGTCCCCTGACCGCATTCTATATGCAAACACATGTAAAGGGATTTCTCACATTCGGCATGCTTCTCATTTAGATATCAGATTGATGACGTTCGATAGCGAAGAGGAACTGATAAAGATCAAACAGTTTTTTCCAACCgcaaa gCTTCTAATTCGACTTAGGATCAAAGTATCAAATCCCCAAATTCTAATGAACGATGCAACCGGGTGTGAAGAAAGAGAAGTTCCTTTACTGCTGGAATCGGCTCTCATACACAATCTCACTGTTGTAGGAATAAG TTTCCATATAGGTAGTGTTATCCAAGATCCCAATGATTTTAAGGCTGCTATAGAGATGTGTAGACGAGTCATTGAAATAGCGGATTCGAAAGGCATCATCATGGATAAACTTGACATTGGAGGCGGTTTCCCCGGTTCAAAATCTTCCCAAGATCTCTTTACAAAC ACAGCTGCAGCTATTAACCAAGCAATAGATCTCTATTTCCCACCCGACGAGCAATTTCAAATCATTGGAGAACCAGGCAGATATATTGTAACAACTGCATTTACGTTGTGTGCTAATATAATcgggaaaaaagaaagatttgttGAAAATA ATGTGGAAATCATGTACATTATAAATGAGGGAGTATATGGTTTGTTTGTTCATTCAAACCTTCATGGTGATGAAAAAAGACCAGTTCCAAAAccg ttgtcgACAGGTTTTGATATCAAACCCAGTAGCGTTTGGGGACAATCTTTCGAACCCGTTGATTTAATTGTAGAAAGATGCATGATTCCTGAGTTGAAAGTGGGTGACTGGCTTCTGATGGAAGAAATGGGAGCTTATACAACTTCATGCGCCACAACGTTCAGCGGATTTGCAAAGACTGAAGTGAAGTACCTTATTTCTGAAGAGACAAT ATCATATCTAGAAAAATTTCCAGTCGGATGTGAACTCAGccgaatattaaaattagaggtCAAGCTTATGGAAAGTAGCAAAACAAATTGTGAAGAATGCCCTGTGAAATTGGACTGA